TGCCATTCTTCAGGTTGAAATCCGGTTTTACGAGTTTCTCCAAAGTCTGTGTATGGGCGACAAAATCCAAAGTGAGCGGCATTTTTCTCAAGCCATTTTAGCACTTTTTTACCTTCTTCTGTTTGATAATAAGCAGGGTTGTTTTTATTTATATCTATATCTGTTCCCCAATGATGCCTTGAAGTTCCAGGCATACTGCTATATCTTAATATATCCAAAGCTATTTTCTCATTTTCTTTTATAGAATTTCCAGCACGTTTCCTACTATTCCATTTACGCTCCCAAATATATTTTTGTTGTTCAAAAGTCCGTGCTGCAGAACTTATATAAAGATTTATTCCATCTTTTTTAGCACTATCTCTCATTTCTAAGAAGGCATTATAAACCTCTTTGCGCAAATAAATTCCTACTTTATCAGTATGTTTTCTATCAATTAGAACAAAATCCTTATCCGCAGCAGGATTGAATTTCCCAAGAAGTTGATTTTTTGAAACTTCAAATGTTTTTTTATCATTCAAACTGTTTTGAGCTACAGATGCGAAAAAACAGTAAAAGAATAAAGTAAACAAAATTAAATTTCTCATTTTCTCTTAATAACTTTCAATGATTTTTCAATAATATTATCAACATTTAAGCCATATTTATCCATTAGCTCTGTCGGGCTTCCAGACTCGCCAAAAGAATCATTAATACCTACAAATTCAATAGGCACAGGATATTCAGCTGCTAAAACTTCAGCAACAGCAGAACCCAAGCCACCTGCAATTTGATGTTCTTCAGCTGTAACAATAGCTTTTGTTTCCATTGCAGATTTAATAATCATATTTCTATCAATCGGTTTTATGGTATGAATATTCACAACGCGAGCATGAACATTTTGTTTTTTCAATTCATAAGCAGCCATTATAGCATGCCAAACCATATTTCCTGTTGCGATAATAGTCAAATCATTGCCATCATGCATCAACTGTCCTTTTCCAAATTCAAAAACATCTGTTTCTTTGGTAAAATCAGGAACTGCTTCACGTCCAAATCGTATATAAACAGGATTTTTGCAATTATTTATAGCATAAATAGTAGCTTTTTCAGTTTGAGTAGCATCGCAAGGAGACAGCACTACCATATTTGGCAAAACCCTCATTACAGCTATATCTTCCAAAGCCTGATGTGTTGCACCATCTGCTCCAACAGATATTCCTGCGTGAGCACCACCAATAACAACATGTAAATTATTATAGCATACAGAAACACGTATTTGGTCGGCAGCTCGCATCGTTGCAAACACAGAATAAGTGCTAAAAACCGGTGTCAAACCCGTTAAAGCAAGCCCTGCAGCAACAGCAACAGCATTTTGTTCAGCAATTCCTAATGAATAAAAACGATTAGGGAACTCTTCTGCAAACAAATTCATTCCAACAGACGCTGTAATATCAGCTCCCAAACCAACAACAGTATTATTATCGCGAGCAGCACTGCGTACACCCTCACCAAAACCTGCTCTTGTTGGACGATTTTCTCTATTTACATACATATCCATAAATAAAAATTTTTCAAATCTTTCGCAAGATAAACAAATTATTGTTCTTTTAAAGGAAAAAACATAATAAATTGATAAAATCACAAAATTTAAGCGTCAGTTAACTAAAAAATCTGTAAACATATTAAAATCCGAGTAAATTATTCCGTTGCCACTATACATTTTAATCAAAACCAAAAGCTGTTAAATAGCACATAATAATAAATACAATAATACCTCCCCACACTGCCAAACAACCCCAAGGCAAGAACAGAAGGCTAAGTCCTGTGCGGATATTTTCCTTAGTAATTTTTATTTTACGTTTTTTACGGTAGCGTTTTTTCTTGCCATTCTCTCCAAACACATAAATCCAC
This DNA window, taken from Bacteroidales bacterium, encodes the following:
- a CDS encoding M15 family metallopeptidase; amino-acid sequence: MRNLILFTLFFYCFFASVAQNSLNDKKTFEVSKNQLLGKFNPAADKDFVLIDRKHTDKVGIYLRKEVYNAFLEMRDSAKKDGINLYISSAARTFEQQKYIWERKWNSRKRAGNSIKENEKIALDILRYSSMPGTSRHHWGTDIDINKNNPAYYQTEEGKKVLKWLEKNAAHFGFCRPYTDFGETRKTGFQPEEWHWSYISLANVFLENYKRKISYVDIEGFDGDEMTFPVRVIENYVFGIDEKCFK
- a CDS encoding transketolase family protein — its product is MDMYVNRENRPTRAGFGEGVRSAARDNNTVVGLGADITASVGMNLFAEEFPNRFYSLGIAEQNAVAVAAGLALTGLTPVFSTYSVFATMRAADQIRVSVCYNNLHVVIGGAHAGISVGADGATHQALEDIAVMRVLPNMVVLSPCDATQTEKATIYAINNCKNPVYIRFGREAVPDFTKETDVFEFGKGQLMHDGNDLTIIATGNMVWHAIMAAYELKKQNVHARVVNIHTIKPIDRNMIIKSAMETKAIVTAEEHQIAGGLGSAVAEVLAAEYPVPIEFVGINDSFGESGSPTELMDKYGLNVDNIIEKSLKVIKRK